The Methanothrix sp. genomic sequence ATGTCGGTTTCCATGCCGACGTTGTTCAGAATAAACACATCTGAGGAGCCGGCCATCAAGATCAACTCAATGAAGGTAGACTACCAGGTAAGCTGGATAACGCAGAAATCAGAGAGCAGGATGTCATCCGGCAGCACCTCTCTAAATTTCAGTGAAGTAATTTTATACTTAGTTCTGGTTTTTATCTTATTCGGACAGGTCCAGACTATATGCAAGCTGGCGGGCATGTTCAGAGGGCGTTTCCAAAAAGCTATTTAACACCCTCTGGGTAGATTGTGCATCCCATGGGACACGTGCTCTTCAGCCCGCTGAACTGGGGCCTTGGACATGCATCTCGCGATATTCCGATAATCAGAGAACTTCTGGCGCGTGGACATGATGTGACTGTGGCATCGAGCGGAAATGCGCTGGAGCTTCTGCGAAAGGAGTTTCCGGAGTGCAGGTTTATAGTATTCGAGGACTACCCTGTGCCATACAGCTCGACGAGATTCTTCCTCCCAAAGTTCACCGCCTACCTCCCCATAATGATGAAGGCTCTGGCAGACGAGCGCAGAAACCTGGCGCGGATTCTATCGAGAGACAGATATGACCTGATCGTAAGCGACAACCGCATGGGTGTTTACTCAAAAGATATACCATCATTTTTCATAACCCATCAGCTCAGGTTCAGTGTCCCATTCTTCCTGTGGCCTGTGGAGCTTGCAACGCTCTATGTCAACGGATACTTCCACAAGAAGTTCACAGGCGTCATAGTTCCTGACAACCCTCCAGGACCTAACTCAATTAGCGGAAAGCTCTCGCGATCCAGCTTCAGGGTCACAAATGTCAGGACATTCTACTCGGGCATTCTCTGCAGCACAAAAAAGATGGATGTGCGAGAGGATCTGGACT encodes the following:
- a CDS encoding glycosyltransferase, with the translated sequence MGHVLFSPLNWGLGHASRDIPIIRELLARGHDVTVASSGNALELLRKEFPECRFIVFEDYPVPYSSTRFFLPKFTAYLPIMMKALADERRNLARILSRDRYDLIVSDNRMGVYSKDIPSFFITHQLRFSVPFFLWPVELATLYVNGYFHKKFTGVIVPDNPPGPNSISGKLSRSSFRVTNVRTFYSGILCSTKKMDVREDLDFLVIISGPEPQRTKLEEIMLSRITELPGKKVVLLGSPRKNSFIQLDESTRVYSYVPTDLKVELMNRARFVISRSGYTTMMEIAELGKKHGLFIPTPGQTEQEYLSRFYRKRGWFLSRSQYRLDLARDVERAMEYSGFPEMPKTEENVRNLYENLFAQYLE